The following are encoded in a window of Leptotrichia trevisanii DSM 22070 genomic DNA:
- the galU gene encoding UTP--glucose-1-phosphate uridylyltransferase GalU, producing the protein MSIKKIRKAVIPAAGLGTRVLPATKAQPKEMLVIVDKPALQYLVEELVEAGIEEILIITGRNKGSIENHFDYSYELEKTLEEKGKEDLLKVVNNISEMSNIYYVRQKKPLGLGHAISCAEAFVGDEPFVVLLGDDIIYTDKEKGQQPVTKQLVEKYSELQGGTILGVQEVSHKNVSKYGIIKPLKQIDEKTVAVEDFIEKPSVDEAPSNLAALGRYVLEPEVFSYLKRTKPGKGGEIQLTDAILAMKNDGEKLYAYNFDGLRYDTGDKFGMFVANVEFGLRHEELKDRVKNYLKDLVEKL; encoded by the coding sequence ATGAGTATAAAAAAAATAAGAAAAGCTGTTATACCGGCAGCGGGACTTGGAACAAGAGTTTTACCGGCAACAAAGGCACAACCTAAAGAAATGCTTGTAATAGTTGATAAACCTGCATTGCAGTATCTTGTAGAAGAACTGGTTGAAGCAGGAATAGAAGAAATATTAATTATTACTGGAAGAAACAAAGGATCTATTGAAAACCATTTTGATTATTCTTATGAATTGGAAAAAACATTAGAAGAAAAAGGGAAAGAAGACTTATTGAAAGTAGTAAACAATATTTCTGAAATGTCAAATATCTATTATGTCCGTCAGAAAAAGCCGTTAGGATTGGGACACGCAATAAGCTGTGCAGAAGCATTTGTAGGAGATGAGCCGTTTGTTGTACTTCTGGGAGATGACATTATTTATACAGATAAGGAAAAAGGGCAGCAACCTGTCACAAAACAGCTTGTAGAAAAATACAGTGAATTGCAAGGTGGAACAATTTTAGGAGTTCAGGAAGTTTCGCACAAAAATGTTTCAAAATATGGGATAATAAAGCCATTAAAGCAAATTGACGAAAAAACAGTGGCAGTTGAAGATTTCATTGAGAAACCATCAGTTGATGAAGCTCCGAGTAATCTTGCGGCATTAGGGCGATATGTGTTGGAACCTGAAGTTTTTTCATATTTAAAAAGGACAAAACCTGGAAAAGGTGGAGAAATTCAGTTGACAGATGCAATTTTGGCAATGAAGAATGATGGTGAAAAATTGTATGCGTATAATTTTGATGGGCTAAGATATGACACTGGAGATAAATTTGGAATGTTTGTTGCAAATGTTGAATTTGGGTTGAGACACGAGGAATTGAAGGATAGAGTAAAAAATTATTTGAAAGATTTAGTAGAAAAATTATAA
- the folB gene encoding dihydroneopterin aldolase, with protein sequence MQLYKIKINNMKFHSYIGVYEEEKKIGQNIEIDLIISLSKEIIKNDDINSTLSYGDCYRKIEKIVKESRVDLLETLALDIIKEIKKLNGEIENVQVNIRKLAVPINGIFDSVEIQIKD encoded by the coding sequence ATGCAATTGTATAAAATAAAGATTAATAACATGAAATTTCATTCATATATAGGTGTTTATGAGGAAGAAAAAAAAATTGGGCAAAACATTGAAATTGATTTAATAATTTCACTTTCAAAGGAGATTATTAAAAATGATGATATAAATAGCACATTGAGCTATGGAGACTGTTATAGGAAAATAGAGAAAATTGTTAAAGAAAGCAGAGTAGATTTGCTGGAAACATTGGCTTTGGACATTATAAAGGAAATAAAGAAATTAAATGGGGAAATTGAAAATGTACAGGTAAATATACGAAAACTGGCAGTTCCGATTAATGGAATTTTTGATAGTGTTGAAATCCAGATAAAAGATTAG
- the folK gene encoding 2-amino-4-hydroxy-6-hydroxymethyldihydropteridine diphosphokinase: protein MAKNEVYLSLGSNIGDRKKYIQKAIEAIEKTDGIKVLKKSGLYETTPVGYLEQDLFLNAVIKIKTDFSAREILRIINKIEAELDRKREIRWGPRTIDIDILIFSDKKIDESDLIVPHKEMLNRLFVLIPLAEIYDGEFLGREEIVQKINELVKVGDQKIEKI from the coding sequence ATGGCAAAAAATGAAGTTTATTTAAGTTTAGGCAGTAATATTGGCGATAGAAAAAAATATATACAAAAAGCTATTGAAGCAATTGAGAAAACAGATGGAATTAAAGTATTGAAAAAATCTGGATTATATGAAACAACACCAGTTGGATATTTGGAGCAGGATTTATTTTTAAATGCAGTAATTAAGATTAAAACTGATTTTTCAGCAAGAGAAATCTTGAGAATTATAAATAAAATTGAAGCGGAACTGGATAGAAAACGTGAAATTAGATGGGGGCCAAGAACGATTGATATTGATATTTTAATTTTTTCAGATAAAAAAATTGATGAATCTGACTTGATAGTTCCACATAAGGAAATGTTGAATCGGTTATTTGTATTAATACCATTAGCTGAAATCTATGATGGGGAATTTCTTGGAAGAGAAGAAATTGTGCAAAAAATAAATGAGTTAGTTAAAGTAGGAGATCAAAAAATTGAAAAAATTTGA
- the folE gene encoding GTP cyclohydrolase I FolE — MKKNKSIDKETRLKNIENAVREILINIGEDVYREGLIETPKRVAKMYEEILSTKNVNDFENYKLFDVNLGESQEMVLVKEIPFFSMCEHHMLPFFGKVHVAYIPRDNKVIGLSKIPRLVEFISKKLSVQEEITVNIAKKLIEILNPLGVAVVVEARHMCIEMRGINKIGSVTRTSFYSGEFKENVDRKKEFLDGIK, encoded by the coding sequence ATGAAAAAAAACAAAAGTATAGATAAAGAAACAAGATTAAAAAATATTGAAAATGCAGTACGTGAAATATTGATAAATATTGGTGAAGATGTGTATAGAGAAGGACTTATTGAAACTCCTAAAAGGGTTGCAAAAATGTATGAGGAGATTTTGAGTACAAAAAATGTGAATGATTTTGAGAATTATAAATTATTTGATGTGAATCTGGGTGAGTCGCAAGAAATGGTGCTTGTAAAGGAGATACCATTTTTTTCAATGTGTGAACATCATATGTTGCCATTTTTTGGAAAGGTGCATGTTGCTTATATTCCGAGAGATAATAAAGTTATTGGACTTAGCAAGATACCAAGACTTGTGGAATTTATTTCAAAAAAATTAAGTGTTCAGGAGGAAATCACTGTAAATATTGCAAAGAAATTAATAGAGATATTGAATCCATTAGGAGTAGCTGTTGTAGTTGAAGCAAGGCATATGTGCATTGAAATGAGAGGAATTAATAAAATTGGTTCTGTGACTAGAACTTCGTTTTATAGTGGGGAATTTAAAGAGAATGTGGATAGGAAGAAGGAGTTTTTGGATGGGATAAAATAA
- a CDS encoding T6SS immunity protein Tdi1 domain-containing protein has protein sequence MLKDFKKEKEMPKEIIEKYKGQVPDKVIEIWKNYGLGSFLNGYLRVINPDDYKELVEETYFRGKESIPLFTTAFADVITWQENESIGIVLYKLEDFEIMASGMDFFFSDIYTEKNFTDKYFDLKLYEKAVKKYGELEYNQSFYFVPLLGLGGKKSVDNLDKGDTLTHIYLITELVGKVGIDD, from the coding sequence GTGTTAAAAGATTTTAAAAAAGAAAAAGAAATGCCGAAAGAAATTATTGAAAAATATAAAGGGCAAGTGCCAGATAAGGTTATAGAAATCTGGAAAAATTATGGATTGGGAAGTTTTTTGAATGGGTATTTAAGGGTGATAAATCCAGATGATTATAAAGAATTAGTAGAAGAAACTTACTTTAGAGGGAAAGAGTCAATACCTTTGTTTACAACAGCTTTTGCAGATGTAATAACATGGCAAGAAAATGAGTCTATTGGAATAGTGTTGTATAAGTTGGAAGACTTTGAAATAATGGCTTCTGGTATGGATTTCTTTTTTTCAGATATCTATACTGAAAAAAATTTTACAGACAAATACTTTGATTTAAAGTTATATGAAAAGGCTGTAAAAAAATATGGAGAATTAGAGTATAATCAAAGTTTTTATTTTGTTCCATTATTAGGATTAGGTGGGAAGAAAAGTGTTGATAATTTAGATAAAGGGGATACTTTGACACATATTTACTTGATTACAGAACTTGTGGGGAAAGTGGGAATAGATGATTAG